In Carya illinoinensis cultivar Pawnee chromosome 16, C.illinoinensisPawnee_v1, whole genome shotgun sequence, a single window of DNA contains:
- the LOC122298866 gene encoding putative disease resistance RPP13-like protein 1 gives MAVGELFLSAFLQVLFHRLASPELLKFARQEGLCKQLDEWGKTLAVIQKVLDDAEDKQYTEDIVKRWLDDLRNLAYDLEDILDDFTTEALRRQLLMGESQAATTSKVRNLVPSCCTGLTPSAVKIKIKLRSKITEITARFSDLVTQKDQLNLQKSDSLRPNKRREIPPTTSVVTEDLIYGREEVTKAVVQLLVSEEHSGSLIKVNVIPILGMGGIGKTTLAQLVYNDKKVHSFFDLKGWACVSEDFDVTRVTKSVLQSLTLESENYDGKDLNWLQIKLKEKLLGKKFLVVLDDVWNENYNDWILLRAPLEAGAPGSSIVITTRNQAVSKLMGTIEIKPFHLELLPDEACLSIFSQHALDARDFNSHPNLKGIGEEIVKRCKGLPLAVKTVGGLLRSTQEHEEWENVLTSKIWDIPKERSGIAPALMLSYHNLPSHLKRCFAYCSILPKDYEFEEKEVVLLWMAEGLIQPLQEDKKLEDLGTEYFRNLWSRSFFQQSRISKSRFIMHDLINDLAQSVAGDTCFRIEDRSIGNGKQGNISIVARHSSYLGSQYDGPKKFEVFTELTSLRTFLPFMLRNGWDCYLTYYVPLVLVPTLRFLRVLSFKGYCIFQLSDSIGELKHLRYLDVSKTKIRRLPESISTLYNLQTLLLENCSCLKKLPSMFGNLVNLRHLNIEGANSLEGMPLQIGKLTRLQTLSNFVLGKSNCSGVKELGPLSFRRYKLAAKSHFSCSVSRLENEFEPKDAKDAKLIEKPNVRGLWLQWNEDVDEAKDRTSELEILNGLQPHEVLKELVISYYGGKKFPIWLSSPSFSHMVSLTIENCEKCTLLPSLGKLPELKFLTIEGMASVKNIGQEFCGHSSTECFRSLRTLSFRNMKEWENWTPCEMFPMLRWLSLIRCPKLLGKLPKCLPLLNKVEINDCGQLVVSVSSFPDQCKIVIDRSEGVLCGSNLVTFKSIVFDSIHTISELTCRIEGFDVEELETLSINRWEEVKHLWSDDVGSLPHLPFLWFLWIGNCDKLASLVAEEGLQLGMPSTLKTIWIGNCKALESLPRAMMYNNTCLAYIRISECDSLTHFARGQLPPTLKRLEIWNCKNMRKLVEQEDDDTINTCSAIPSLLEILTIETCPSLESLISSRELLAALQELRIVNCPKLESIAKNFHQNSYLESITISKCENLKFLSGDDLLLPSNLRKLHIYGCEKILALFNGIYNLTSLQSLKIWNCPGILSFPVEGLPTNLTILEISNLKITEALFHWGLNNLTFLNQLEIGGCQNLVSFPEMTLPDSLTGLIISNCSSLECLSFEGLRELASLKTLYISNCKKLASFPKDGLPPSLLKLRISNCQKLRSFPKNGLPPSLQKLEIRECPLLEERCKKEHGGDWRRIADIPCVQINNKYIYDTETEE, from the exons ATGGCGGTGGGAGAGCTCTTTCTTTCTGCGTTCCTTCAAGTATTGTTTCACCGATTGGCATCTCCTGAGTTGCTGAAATTTGCTCGCCAAGAGGGACTTTGCAAGCAGTTGGACGAGTGGGGCAAAACGTTGGCAGTAATTCAAAAGGTGCTTGATGATGCAGAGGATAAGCAATACACTGAAGATATAGTGAAACGGTGGCTTGATGATCTTAGAAACCTGGCCTACGACTTGGAGGATATACTGGATGATTTCACCACAGAAGCTTTGCGACGCCAGTTACTGATGGGAGAAAGTCAGGCCGCTACCACTAGTAAGGTACGGAATCTCGTCCCTTCTTGTTGTACTGGTTTGACTCCAAGTGCTGTTAAGATCAAGATTAAGCTGAGGTCGAAGATAACAGAAATTACTGCTCGATTTAGTGATCTCGTTACACAGAAAGATCAACTGAATTTGCAGAAAAGTGATAGTTTGAGGCCAAACAAAAGAAGAGAGATACCTCCCACAACTTCTGTGGTGACTGAAGATCTCATCTACGGTAGGGAGGAAGTCACAAAGGCTGTAGTTCAATTGTTAGTAAGTGAAGAACATAGTGGTTCTTTGATTAAAGTCAATGTGATTCCCATACTTGGCATGGGGGGTATCGGAAAAACAACACTTGCCCAACTCgtatataatgataaaaaagtgCATAGCTTTTTTGATCTGAAAGGATGGGCTTGCGTTTCTGAAGATTTTGATGTCACCAGGGTTACAAAATCAGTTTTACAATCTCTGACCTTGGAAAGCGAAAACTATGATGGCAAAGATCTAAATTGGTTGCAAATCAAATTAAAGGAGAAATTACTTGGAAAGAAGTTTTTGGTCGTTCTTGACGATGTTTGGAATGAGAACTATAATGATTGGATTCTCTTACGTGCTCCTTTAGAAGCAGGAGCTCCAGGAAGTAGTATTGTCATCACGACTCGCAATCAAGCCGTCTCGAAGCTGATGGGGACCATAGAAATTAAACCTTTTCATTTAGAATTGTTGCCAGATGAAGCTTGTTTGTCCATATTTTCTCAACATGCATTGGACGCAAGAGATTTCAATTCCCATCCAAACCTTAAGGGTATCGGAGAGGAAATCGTCAAAAGATGTAAAGGCTTGCCTCTAGCCGTAAAAACTGTTGGAGGCCTCTTACGGAGTACACAAGAACACGAGGAGTGGGAAAATGTTTTGACGAGTAAGATATGGGATATTCCAAAGGAAAGAAGTGGAATTGCACCTGCTCTTATGTTAAGCTATCACAATCTCCCCTCACATTTAAAGAGGTGCTTTGCATATTGTTCAATACTACCGAAGGACTATGAATTTGAGGAGAAAGAGGTGGTTCTATTATGGATGGCAGAAGGTCTGATTCAACCCCTACAAGAAGATAAGAAGCTGGAAGATTTGGGTACCGAGTATTTTCGCAATCTGTGGTCAAGGTCATTTTTCCAACAGTCGCGCATTAGTAAATCACGATTTATAATGCATGACCTCATAAATGATTTGGCTCAGTCCGTTGCAGGCGATACATGTTTTAGAATCGAAGATAGATCAATTGGGAATGGTAAGCAAGGGAATATTTCTATAGTGGCCCGCCATTCATCTTACTTGGGTAGCCAATATGATGGTCCTAAAAAGTTTGAGGTTTTTACTGAACTCACAAGTTTACGTACATTCTTACCTTTCATGCTACGGAATGGATGGGATTGTTATTTGACATATTATGTTCCTCTCGTATTGGTTCCAACTTTACGATTTTTAAGGGTGTTATCATTTAAGGGGTACTGCATATTTCAGTTATCAGATTCAATCGGTGAATTAAAGCATCTTCGATATCTTGATGTTTCCAAAACTAAAATTAGAAGGCTGCCAGAATCTATAAGTACTCTCTACAACTTACAAACATTGTTGTTAGAGAATTGTTCTTGTTTGAAGAAGTTACCTTCAATGTTTGGGAACCTAGTCAACTTGCGCCACCTCAATATTGAAGGTGCAAATTCCTTGGAAGGAATGCCTTTGCAAATAGGCAAGTTAACTCGTCTCCAAACATTATCTAACTTTGTTTTGGGAAAATCCAACTGCTCAGGAGTAAAGGAGCTTGGCCCACTG tcttttcgccgCTATAAATTGGCCGCAAAaagccatttttcttgtagtgtttcaAGATTAGAGAACGAGTTTGAACCCAAAGATGCGAAGGATGCTAAATTAATTGAAAAGCCTAACGTTAGAGGATTGTGGTTGCAATGGAATGAAGATGTTGACGAGGCAAAAGATAGGACGAGTGAACTTGAGATACTTAATGGGCTACAACCCCATGAAGTTTTGAAGGAGCTCGTTATTAGCTACTATGGTGGTAAAAAATTTCCAATTTGGCTATCAAGCCCTTCATTTTCTCATATGGTGTCTTTGACAATAGAAAATTGTGAAAAGTGCACATTATTACCCTCACTTGGGAAACTGCCGGAACTCAAATTTCTTACGATCGAGGGCATGGCTAGCGTGAAGAACATTGGTCAAGAGTTTTGTGGACATAGTTCCACAGAATGTTTTAGATCCTTGAGGACTTTGAGTTTCAGGAACATGAAGGAGTGGGAGAACTGGACTCCTTGCGAAATGTTTCCAATGCTGCGTTGGCTTTCCCTTATTAGGTGTCCAAAGCTATTGGGAAAGCTACCAAAGTGCCTTCCCTTACTAAACAAAGTTGAGATAAATGATTGTGGGCAGTTGGTGGTTTCAGTTTCAAGCTTTCCAGATCAATGCAAAATAGTAATTGATAGATCCGAAGGGGTGTTGTGCGGAAGTAATCTGGTTACTTTCAAGTCAATAGTATTTGATTCTATTCATACAATCTCTGAACTCACTTGTAGAATTGAAGGATTTGATGTGGAGGAGCTAGAAACATTAAGTATTAACAGGTGGGAGGAGGTGAAGCATTTGTGGTCAGACGATGTGGGATCACTACCACATCTCCCATTTCTTTGGTTTTTATGGATAGGCAATTGTGACAAACTAGCATCTTTGGTAGCGGAAGAGGGGCTCCAACTAGGTATGCCATCCACTCTCAAAACAATCTGGATCGGGAATTGCAAAGCCTTGGAATCCTTACCAAGGGCAATGATGTACAACAACACTTGTCTTGCGTATATTCGTATTTCTGAATGTGATTCGCTAACTCATTTTGCAAGAGGCCAGCTACCTCCAACTCTAAAGAGGCTTGAAATATGGAATTGCAAGAATATGCGGAAATTGGTGGAGCAAGAGGATGATGATACCATCAACACTTGCAGTGCCATCCCATCTCTTCTTGAGATATTGACCATTGAGACATGTCCATCCCTCGAATCCTTAATATCAAGCAGAGAATTACTTGCAGCACTTCAAGAACTCCGTATTGTCAATTGTCCAAAGCTGGAGTCAATAGCTAAGAATTTCCATCAGAACTCGTATCTCGAAAGCATCACCATCTCTAAATGTGAAAATCTCAAATTCTTGAGTGGAGATGACTTGCTGCTCCCTTCCAACCTAAGAAAACTTCATATATACGGTTGCGAGAAAATACTGGCACTGTTCAACGGCATATACAACCTCACGTCTCTtcaaagtttgaaaatatggaaCTGTCCAGGAATTTTATCATTTCCAGTAGAAGGTCTTCCCACAAACCTAACAATACTTGAGATCTCTAATCTCAAAATCACTGAAGCCTTGTTCCATTGGGGGCTCAACAACCTCACTTTTCTTAATCAACTTGAGATTGGTGGATGTCAGAATCTGGTGTCCTTTCCAGAGATGACGTTGCCTGACTCTCTAACTGGGCTCATCATCTCAAATTGCTCAAGTCTGGAATGCCTGTCGTTCGAGGGCCTAAGAGAACTCGCATCTCTTAAAACACTGTATATCTCTAACTGCAAGAAGTTGGCGTCCTTTCCAAAGGATGGCCTGCCTCCCTCACTCCTAAAGCTTCGTATCTCTAATTGTCAAAAATTGAGGTCCTTTCCAAAGAATGGCCTACCTCCCTCACTCCAGAAACTTGAAATCCGTGAATGTCCTTTGTTGGAAGAACGCTGCAAGAAAGAACATGGTGGAGATTGGCGCAGGATAGCTGACATCCCTTGTGTTCAAattaataacaaatatatttatgaCACAGAAACAGAGGAATAA